The sequence CCTGCTCGTTCTCCCCTGCGCCGCTCTCGCCGAAGGGTTTTCCGGCTATGCCGAGTTGAAGGGTATGGCCTACAGCGAGCGCTCGCCGGGTGATCCCTACGCGGCCGGCTGGGGCACCGTCTACGGCAAGTGGGAAGAGCGCCTAGCCGAGAGCCAGCTCACCGCGTCCCTGCGCGCGGAGTGGCTCACCTCGCCGCAGACGAGCCCGCTTGTCTTCGACCCGGCGGACCGGAAGTTGAGGCGTCCCCCCTTGAGCATCCCAGAGCTCTGGCTGCGCGTCCCGCTCGCCTCCTCGCACGACCTCGAGCTCGGGCGCTTCCAGCTCGGCTGGGGCAAGACAGACGGCTACTCTCCGGCCGACGCCTTTCTCCCCCGCGACCTGACCGACCCTTTCGCCGACGAGAAGCTACCGCTCTGGGGGGTGCGCGCAAGCGGGCAGGAGGAGAACCTCCGCTACCAGGCCGTGCTGGTGCCGGTGACCACGCCGTGGCGCATCCCACCGCTTGGAAGCCGTAACGCCCCCATCGCCTCCGGCGCCCTCCCGCATGGGACGGTTCTGCGCGAGGCGGACGACGCGCCTCCCCTACCCGGTTTTGCCGCGCTGCGCCTCCTCGCCACGCACGGCGACTGGGACCTCGGCGTCTGGGCAAGGACCGGCGTGCGACCGGCACCGATCCTTCGCTTCACCGCGGACCCTGCCCTGCAGGACGGGCCGGTCCCGGTGGTGACGGTCACCCGGCGCTATCCGCGCGAGCACGCGGCCGGGGTCGAGGTCTCCAGGGTCGCCGGTCCCTATGTCCTGCGGGGGGAGTTGGCCGCCCTTTTCTCGGGCGACGCCGAACTGGGCGACGCCGTCATCGCCACCTTGAGCCTCGAGCGGGGCTTCGGCGACGGTACGCTTCTGGTCACCCTGGCCGGCAACGCCATCGATCCGCCCGTCGACCCCACCCTGCTCTTCGACCGGGGCACCCTCCCCGCCCTCATCGTCGCCTGGAACCGCACCGAGGAGTGGGGCGCGTGGAAGGCGGTCTGGGACTGCGGCCTCGAGCGCGGCGACGGCATCCTGAAGGGTGAGGTCGCCTACAACGTCACCGACACCTGGAAGGTCACCGTCGGAGGCGATCTCCCGTATGGCTCACGCCAGGGTGCGCTCGGCGCCCTGCACGACGCGCGCCGTCTCGTCGCCGCCGTCCGCCGCAGCTGGTGACCCGCACGCCCCCCTAGACCCTACTCCGCCGGAAAGCTCCCCGGATGTATACGCGTCTGCAACACCGCGGGCGGTATACGTTTTAGACAGCCCCCCACCTTTTAAGCTACCATCGAACCCTCTCCGGCAGCTCCCCGCGCCGCGGCGCATCCTTTCGCGCTGTCCGCGACATCCTTCTGCCGGAGCAGGAGAGCGATGGGCACCATCAGTTGCGAAACCATTTCCGGGATCCGTCTCTTTAACTGCCTCGCCCCGGACGACCTCCGGCAGGTGGCCGGGCGCCTCGAGTTGCGCCAGTTCGCCGCGGACGCGATCATCCTCGCAAGGAACGAGCCGGCGATGGAGCTCTACGTGATCCTCTCGGGGCGCATCCGGGTGGAGCTTTTGGACCGCTCAGGGCAGATCCTGAACCTCACCGAACTTGGGATCGGCAACGTGATCGGCGAACGCGCCATCCTGACCGACGAGAAGCGCTCCGCCGACGTGCGCGCCATCACCGAGGTGCAGGCGGCACGGCTCACCCGGCAGGACTTCGAGGAGCTCCTCGAGCGCATGCCGATACTCTACGCCAACATGAGCCGCATCCTCGCGGCGCAGCTCGGGAGCTGGGCGCACCGCCACCAGCGCGAGGAGAGCGAGCACCGCGAGGTGATCACCAACATCATCGGCTGGCAGCTCCTCCCGGAGTTCGGGGAGTTCCCCGGCATCTCCCCCTGGGTACGCCTGCTCAACAAGCGCCTCGAGCACCTGGCCGGCACCAGGAGCCACGTCCTCATCCTCGGCGAGCCCGGCACCTGGAAGGACCTGGCCGCCCGCCTGATCCATTTCCACAGCGACGACAACCGCCCCGTACTCTTCCTCGACTGCGCCGCGCCGCCGCCGGTTCTGGGGGAGGAATGCGCCGCAAGCGAGTCGGCGGCACAGAGCTCGCTCCTGCTCGGTCTCGCCCAGGAGGCCGCGCTCTTCGGCCACGCCCCGGAGGGGACGATGTACGCGCGCCGGGTGCGGCGCGGCATGATCGAGCTTGCCGCCGGCGGCGACATGATCCTCAGAAACATCGACTGTCTCACCCCGGCGGTGCAGGAGGAACTGGTCGAGTTCATGGAATCCGGCCACTTCACGCGCCGCGGCGAGACGAAGCTTAGAAGCGCCCAGGTGCGCATCATCGCGACGAGCGGCAAGCCGCTCGCCCCCATGGTCGACAGCGGCAAGTTCAACGCGGTCCTCTTCAAGAAGCTGTCGGGGGAAACACTTGAGTTGGCGCCGCTAAGGGAGCGCAAGAAGGACATCCCGGTCATCGCGAGGAGCCTCCTCAAGTCCCTCAACGCGAAGCACCACAAAAACGTGCGCCGCCTCTCCCAGGACGCGCTGAACCGCCTGGTGGACCACGACTGGCCCCTGAACGCGAGCGAGCTGTACCAGGTCGTCTCGCGCGCCGTGGTGGTGTGCAACGACGACGAGATCCACCCCGAGCACATCTCCCTGCAGGGGCACCCCTTCGGGGACGGCCACTTCGACCTCCTTACCCTCCCGGCGGTGGAGCGCCTCGCGCGCAACCCGCGCTTCCCGCGCCTTTTGCGCTACGTCACCGTGCCGCTCTTTCTGGCGGTGACGCTCTACACCCTCTTCGGGCCCCGCCTGAACAACGCCGCGAACCTCGCCGCCTGGACCATAGGATGGCCGGCACTTCTCGTGACCGCCTTTCTCTTCGCCCGCGGCTGGTGCAGCTTCTGCCCCATGGAGGCGATCGGCGAGTATATCGGGGTGTCGAGCCGGGTGGTGCGCGACCCGGCCCCCTGGCTGCGCCGCTGGGGCCCCACCCTCTCCTTCGTCGCGCTCGTGCTGATCCTTCTGGCCGAGCAGGCGACCGGTATGTTCACCTACGCCGGGGCGACCGGGCTTCTGCTTTTCGGCATCCTCGGCGCCACGGTGAGCGCCGACCTCGTCATCGGGCGCCGCGGCTGGTGCAAGTTCCTCTGTCCGCTCGGGCGCATCGTGAGCCTCGTCTCGCGCATCTCGCCGCTCGAGATGCACAGTAACCACAACGTCTGCCTGAGCCGCTGCCGGGTCGACGACTGCATCAAGGAAAAGGGTTGCCCCATGGGGCTCCACCCTTCCGGGGTCGACAGCTCGGACCATTGCGTCCTCTGCCTGAACTGCGTGAGGAGCTGCCCGCACCACTCCATGCAGCTAGACCTCAGAAACCCGACCTGGGGCGGGTTCAACCGCGCCCGGCGCGGCCTGCGCGAGGCCTTCTTCAGCACCACCCTGGTCGGCGTGGTCATCGCCGCCAAGGGAACTCCGCTCGTCGCAGGCCGCCACATCGAGATCTTCTCGCGCACCCTCTGGAGCGTCACCGATTACCTGGTCGCCCTCACCATCGTGGCCGGCTTCACCCTCCTCACCATGCTCGCCTCGGCGACAGTGCGCGGGACTGGGTGGCGCCAGGTCTTCACCACGAGCGGCCTCGCCTACCTGCCGCTTGCCGCGGCCGGGCTCTTCCTCATCTTCTTCCGCGCCCTGGTTGAGGGAGGTGCTGCGCTCGTGCCGCTCATGATCGACGCCATAGGGCTCGACGGCCGGCTCGACGCAGCGCGGCTCACCCCCGAGTTCGGCACGCTGCGCCTGCTCATCTACCCGCTCATCGTGCTCGCGGCGCTCTTCTCACTCAAGATCCTCGGCAAGCTGCAGCGCCAGGACGGTCTCCCCGGCGGCGCTCTCGCCGGTCACCGCTTCCTGATCGTCGCTGCGGCGACGGTTTTCGTGGTGATCCTCTAGCGCTTCCAGCCCTCCCCCGAGGTTCTTCAGGCAATGTTTCGAAGCGGTGAGCATGGCGTCACGTTCCCCCCTTCGCAAAGGGGGGAGCTTTAAGGCCACCGTTCTCAGCGATAGTGGACACGGGCTGCAACCGGACCCCTCTGGGGTGAAAGGCGGTAACTGTCGCCATTTCCGACGATAACGGGTTGACAATTTTTCCGACAGGGTATAAACAGACAGGGTTCCTCGTTAAGATGAGGCGTTTGCACAAACACAGGCTACTGCCCGGAAACGTCGAAAGACGCCAATGGGTAGACCAGGTATTGCCGGATTAAGGCTCTACTTAAGGTAGCTGGTCCCTTGCGACCTACGTTGTGCACTGCCGAAAACCGACGAGTGGGGAACCGTGAGGCACATTCAGGCCCGGGTTCTCCCGTGGCCTTTTTTCGTTTCCGCACATCACACAGAAAGGTGGTGGTTTTTCACATTGGACAGTCATAGTAGCGAATATCCGTTACCCATCCCGTTCCCGCGGCGATAACCCCCTTCAAAGCCTTCCTCCTTCCCTGCCCGCTTTGATCCGGTTCCGCCCCCAGGAACGGGACTCGATAAGCAGCGGGGAGTCTTCCACACGAACTCCCTTTTGATGCAAGCACCGACCGGCTTACGCAGGGCGCTCTACGCCCGTGGCGCATCCGGCGTCGTATTGCGGTCACACGCGCCGTCGCAGCACCGGTCCGTCCGGCTGCGGATGTGGTACGCTTTGGCCGCACGCAAGGTTGCCGTACAGGAGAAGGCAGGATGTTCATCGTTTCCAATATACCGGGAGGGCGTTCGACAAAGCAGACGCCCGCCCAGCGCCATCAGGCGCACAAAACGGCGTCGCAAGGGGAAAGCGAGCGCCGCCTGGTGGAGCTCTGCTCCATCTCGGTGCGCGACGCGCTGAAAGAGCTCGACACGAAGGCGAAGGAGGGGCTCTCCGCCGAGGAGGCCGAAAAACGCCTCGACGAGTACGGCGCCAACGAACTCGCCCACGCAAGACGCCTCACCGTGCTCGCCGACCTCCTCGAGCGCTGCAAGAGCCCGCTCGTAATCCAGCTCCTCATCATCGCCATCATCTCCGGCATCGTCGGCGAGACCAAGTCGGCCCTCATCGTGAGCGCCATGATCATCTTGAGCGTCGGACTATCCTTCATCCTGGACCGCCGCTCCGGCCAGGCGGTCGAGGCGCTCGGCAAGAGGGTCCAGTCGCGTACCCTCGTGCTGCGTGACGGCGAGGAGACCGAGATCCGCATAAGCGACGTGGTCCCAGGCGACATCGTGCTCCTCATGGCGGGCTCCATCATCCCCGCCGACGTGAGGCTCCTCTCCGCCAAGGACTTCTTCGTGAGCCAGTCCGCGCTCACCGGCGAGTCGATGCCGGTGGAAAAAAGCGCCATGGTCGACAAGGAGCACGATACCGGGCTCTCCGCCTGGGAACTCCCGAACGCCTGCTACTTGGGCTCCAGCGTGAACAGCGGCTCGGCGCGCGCCGTCGTCGTCAACACAGGCGTCAGGACCCTCTTCGGCTCCATCTCCGCCTCGCTTGCCGAAAAGCCGGAGGATACGAGCTTCGACAAGGGGACCCGCTCCTTCACCTGGCTCATGATCCGCTTCATGCTGGTGATGACCGCGGCGGTCTTCATGATCGTCGGCATGACCAAGGGGAACTGGGTCGATGCCCTCCTTTTCGGCCTCTCCATCGCCGTCGGCCTCACCCCCGAGATGCTCCCGATGATCGTCACGGTGAACCTCGCCAAGGGCGCGCTCACCATGGCGGCCAAGAAGGTGATCATCAAGCGGCTCCCCTCGATCCAGAATTTCGGCGCCATCGACATCCTCTGCACCGACAAGACCGGCACGCTGACCCAGGACCAGGTCGTCCTCGAGAAGTACGTCGACCTGACCGGTCGCACCAGCGAAGACGTCCTCACCTACGCCTACCTGAACAGCCACTACCAGACGGGGCTTAGAAACCTGATCGACCGCGCCATCCTCGACCACACCGAGATGAACGTCCAGCTCTGCCGCCTGGTGGACGAGCTCCCCTTCGACTTCCAGCGCCGCCGCATGTCGGTCGTCGTCGACTTCGAGGGTGACCACGTGCTCATCTGCAAGGGGGCGGTGGAGGAGATCTACGAGTGCTGCAGCCACTACCAGATCGGCGAGGAGGTCTTCCCCCTCTTCGACATGATCCGGGACAACCTCTTCGAGGAGGTGGAAAGGCACAACCGCGACGGTTTCCGCGTACTCGCCATCGCCTACCGCGAGTTCCCGCGCGAGAAGACCCAGTTCGAGGTGAAGGACGAGTCGCGCATGATCCTCTTGGGGTTCATCGCCTTCTTCGATCCCCCGAAGGCGCAGGCGAGCGAGGCGCTCGCCCTCTTGCAGGAGGCGGGTGTGCGCGTGAAGGTGCTCACCGGCGACAACGGGCTCGTGACGAAGAAGGTCTGCAGCAACGTGGGACTGAAGGCGGAGGGGATGCTGACCGGTGCGGAGCTCGCGCGCCTGGACGACGAGGAGTTCGCGCGGGTGGTCCGCGAGGTGGACGTCTTCGTGAAGCTCTCCCCGGCCCAGAAGGAACAGATCGTGCGCAGCCTGCGCGACAGCGGCCACGTGGTCGGCTTTTTGGGGGACGGCATCAACGACGCCCCGGCGCTGAAGGCCGCCGACGTCGGCATCTCGGTCGACTCCGGGGTCGACGTCGCCAAGGAGACCGCCGACATCGTGCTCCTGGAGAAGAGCCTTCTCGTCCTCGAAGAGGGGATCATGGAAGGGCGCCGCGTCTTCGCGAACATCATCAAGTACATCCGGATGGGGTCCTCCTCCAACTTCGGCAACATGTTCTCGGTGATCGGGGCGAGCTACCTGCTCCCCTTCCTCCCGATGCTGCCGGTGCAGATCCTCGCCAACAACCTCCTCTACGACTTCTCCCAGACCGGGATACCGACCGACCGGGTCGACGAGGAACTGGTGGCGAAGCCGCTTAAGTGGAACATCGGCAACATCAAGCGCTTCATGTTCTGCATAGGCCCCATAAGCTCGCTCTTCGACTACGCGACCTTCGCGCTCATGTGGTATGTCTTCGGCTGCGCCGCCTACAACGCCCCCGGCGTCACCGCGCTGCAGCAGGACGGGCTTGCGCGGCTCTTCCAGACCGGCTGGTTCGTGGAGTCGCTGCTCACCCAGACCCTGATCGTGCACATCATAAGGACCCGGCGCATACCGTTCTTCGGCAGCTCGGCCTCGCTTCCGATGACCCTCACCACGCTGGCGATCATGGGGATCGGCGCCTGGCTCCCCTACTCCCCCTTCGCGGGGGCGCTGAGCCTCGTGCCGTTGCCGCCGGTGTACTGGGTCTATATCGTCGCGTTCCTTTTGACCTATTCCATCCTTACCCACTTCGTGAAGACCTGGTTCTTCAAACGCTTTGGAGGTGACTGATCATGGACAGCCTGCTCGACGCACTACAGGAAGGGCGTCTCCTCGAGATCCCCGACGATTACGACAAGGAGGACGCGCTCCGCTTCCTCGCCCACATACTGGAGGCGGTGCCGTCGCTTCCCGCCGACACCGACGTGGCCGGGCTCATCCTCGCCAAGGAGGCGGCCTCGAAGACCGCCCTCGGCAAGGGGTGGGCCTGCCCCGACGCCCGCGTTCCCTTCGACGAGGACCTGATCTGCGTCGTCGGCTGGAGTCCCAAGGGGATCGACTACGGCACGCCGGACGGGAAACCGGTGAAGGTGATCGCCATGTACCTCGTCCCTGAGAACCAGCGCAGCAACTACCTGCGCGAGATCTCCCTCCTGGCGAAGGCGCTCGAGATCTACCCGGAGATCGAGCGGCTGAACGCGGCCGACAGCCTGAACGACATCCGCGACCACCTGCTCGACCTGATCAGCACCACGAGGGGGACGGTCGGCCCCGACTCCCGCGCCAGGATGATCCGCCTGCAGGGGAAAGCGGCCGCCGTTGAGCCGGTCCCCCAGGACCTCGCGAACCTGCTCGTCGAGCCCGTCACCATCCTCGTGGGCGCCCGGCTCTCCCCGGTGGTGCTCGGACACGACCAGGCGCTCGTTGAGCTCCTTGAGGGGCATCCCGGGCTCGCCGAGGAGGTGACGGCGCACAGCTCCTTCAACGTCGGCGGCTGGCGCATCGTCAAGCGCAAGGACGCCTCCTTCACCGGCGAGCGCCTGCTCATCGATTGCCTGGCATTGAGGACTTCGGGCGGGAAGTAAACGGGAGGGTTGCCATGACGGAAGCAAACGATCTGCAGCAGCGCCTCGACTCGTCAGAGGAGAAAAACGCGCTCAACAACAAGGTCGCCGTGGCGGTCGCCATCATCTCGGTCTTCATGGCGGTGTCCAAGGTGAAGGACGACAACATCGTCCAGGCAATGCTGCAGGCTAAATCGGACCAGGTGGACACCTGGAACGAATACCAGGCGAAGAAGCTCAAACAGCACCTTGCCGAGCTCGGGCTGAACCAGGTGACGGCGATAAGCGCGCTGGCGCCGCGGGAGAGCTCTCCCGCGCTCGAGCGGCAGAAGAAGGAGTACGGCGACAACATCGCGCGCTACAAGGGTGAAGAGGAAAAGCTCGCCGCCCGGGCGAACGGACTCGGCAAGCAGTACGACGACTTGAACTACCGGGACGACCAGTTCGACCTCTCCGACGCGACACTCGCGGTATCGCTCGCCATGCTCGCCATCGCCTCGCTCACCGGGAAGAAAAAGCTCCTGTACCTGGCGCTCGCCTTGGCGGGGTTCGGGATCGTCATGGGTGTCGCAGGCTTGGCCGGCCTGCCGCTGCATCCTACCGCGCTGGTGCGCGCCCTCTCCTAGCTCCGTCCCCCTCGATCGCGGCGAAGAGCTCCGACACTACCTTGGAGAGGTGGCACCCCGACAGTAGTGCCGCGTAGGACGCGTCGTCGGTGATGATCCGCTTCCTGAGCGGGCGGTGCTCACTCTCCGCCAGCAATTCCTCGAGCGTCGCCTTGATGCTTTTGCCCCGCGGCCGGACCTCGATGCCGCGCCCGCAGCCGGAGTCGTCCAGGGCGGTCACGTACCAGAGCCTTAGCGGGGCGAGGCTCGGGTCCGCCTCGATGTGGCCGCTCGCCCTCACGTATTCGAGCACCTTTTGCGCGAGCTGCAGCTTCGCCATCTCGTAGCACGACTCGTCGACGATGTTGCCGTGCTCGAAGAAGGGGATCACGTGCAGCCACGGCTCGCTGCGCACCTGCGCCGTCCCCGGTTTTTGCTCCCGCCCCACCACGAAGAGCGCCCATACGTACGCGGTGTAGAAGAGCCGCGAGCTCGCCGGGTTTCCCACCACGCTGTGCCCCTCGTACTCAAGGATGAAGGCCTCGCGGTCCGTGTTCAAAAGCTCCTGCTGCGCTCCGCAGATCTCCCCCTGGAAAAAGCTGCTCGGGGGCCAGAGCTTGCCGGTTACGCTCGCATGCAGGGCCGGGTGTGCCGCCCCTGTTTGTGCTGCCGCCTTTCTCAGGTCGGAGAGAAGCTGGTCCTTCCTCTCGTCCCTCACCCTCACGCGCACCGAGTTGTTCTCGTCGCCGAAGCCGTACTGCAGCGTGATGGGACCCTGCCACTGCTCGCAACTGCAGATCGGGACGCTCGGTCCCCACAAGAGCCAGAGGTTGAAAATGGTCATCTGCTGCGCCGAAAAGCCGCGGTGCGACATACGGTCGTACGAGGAGATGATGGGGTCCCAGTCGTCGGAGAAGCGCGACATGAGCCCGGCCAAGAGGTTCAAAGGCAGAAGAAAGCCGTGCTCGATCTTCACGCTGCAGAGAAAGGAGGCCTCCTCGTCGAGCGATAGGCGCAGTTGCGACACGGCGAGCAGGTACTGCTTGATCCCGTTCTTGGTGCTTTCATCGTTCAACCTGAAGACATCCACCACCTCGATCACCGGCTCGCGCTCCTTGATCTTCAAGGCGCCGAACTTGGCCCGGTTCGCCCGCCGCCACTCGGCAAGCTCGCGTCGGTAGGCCTCATCGTCGAACTGCAGCTGGTACCTCTTGGTCTTCGCGTCGAGGTACCAGGCGGGCTCCTTGCACGGCTTCGGGTGCAAAAGCCTGAGCTCCAGCCAAAGCCGCATCTGCCTTCTGAACATTGCCGGTTTGAAGGGCCAGGCGGAGTCCCAGCAGGCCTTCAGCGTGTTCATCACGGGGAGGTTTTCCTCGGTGGAGAGGCAGCGCCAGACCAGGCGGACGGGGGGGAGGAAGAACCACAGCAGGTAGAAAAAGGCGGTGGCAGCCGCGACGACAAAGGCGGCGATCTCCTGGTAGCTTTTCATGGGCGCCTCCCTTTGGTGTATTAAAAAGCACCAACGAATTGTATCTGCGGCACTCGCTTTTGCAATGGCACTGCGTTAAACCAGTGCCGGCTCCCCCTCCGGTTCGTTTTTTCCCTCACAGTTTCCCGTGCAACGGTCGATAAGAGTGATGTAGCTGTGCACCGCACATACCCCGCCCATGCGGCGGCCATGGTCTTCACTATGATGCAGAGGTTCATACAGAAAAGGGCGCTCGCCCTGCTGGTCGTTGTCGCCACAATCGTGTGCGGGCTCATCTTCACACTCTCCTATGACAAGGCGAAAGATGCGGCCATCTCCAGGCTGCATGACGAGCAGATGATCCACGCCAGACAGGCGGCCCAGGGTATCGAGGAATATTTCGCCACCTGGACCGGCATCCTCGGTTCCCTGGCACGGATGAAGGAGATCGCCGTTCTCGACGCTCCCGGGCGGCAGCAGATGGAGTTCTTCTACGACGCCCACAAGGAGCAGATCCGATCTTTCACCCGCGTGGACGAAAACGGGGTCATTCTCTTCACCGTTCCGCAGCGGGAAGCCGAAGGGAAAAACATCGCGGATCAAAAGCATATCCGCGAACTTTTGCGAACGCACCAGCCGGTTGTGAGCGACGTATTCCGGGCGGTGCAGGGATACGACGCGGTAGCCCTCCATGTCCCGGTTTTCGACGGGACACGCTTCAAGGGGAGCATCGCCATCGTCATCAACTTCCAGAACCTCGCGCACCGCTACTTCGACGTGATCAGGATCGGCAAGACCGGGTACACCTGGGTGGTCAGCCGCGACGGAACCGAGCTGTACTGCCCCGTGCCCGGGCACAGTGGCAGGAGCGTTTTCGAGAACGCCAAAGAGTCCCCTTCCCGTCAAGCCATGGCGCGCGAGATGCTGAAGGGGCGCCCCGGTACGGGGAGCTACACGGCAAGAGTGGACGCGCGGGAGAGCAAGCCGACGAAACAGCTCGCGGTCTACTACCCGGTGGCGCTTGGAAACACCTTCTGGTCCATCGCGGTCACCTCGTCGGAAAAGGAGATCCTCGCCTCCCTTACCTCGTACCGCAACCGCCTGATCGCGCTGCTCGCTTTCCTTCTGGCGGCGGGCATCGCCGTCTCCGGCTTCATCGTCCGCGCCATGCTGATCTTCAAGGAGGAGGCGGCCCGCAAGGAAACCGAGGCCGAACTGCGCGCGAGCGAGCAGAGATACCGCGACCTCTTCGAGCACAACCCGGCTCCCATGCTGATCTACGAGCGCGGGAGCATGGAGATGGTCGCGGTGAACGAGGCGTTCGTCATCGCCTACGGCTACGCGCGCGAGGAGGCGCTGGCACTCCACCTGACCGACCTCTACCCGGATTACGAGAAAAGCAGGATCAGCGATGTCGCGGCAAAGCTCACCGGGCACACCTACGTGGGGGAGTGGCACCACCGCAGAAAGGACGGCTCGGTCTTCCCCATCGTGGTCACCTCGCACGATATCGTCTACAAGGGGCGCACCAGCCGCATCGCCGTCATCACCGACATCACCGATCGCAAGAAAATGGAGCGGGTCATCGAGGAGGAGTCGAAGCTGAACCGGGTCCTCCTCGAGCAATCTCCCGACGGCATCGTCATCATCGACCCGGAGACGGCGCGTTTTCTCAACTTCAACGGCGCGGTTTGCAGGCAGTTGGGATACAGCCGCGAGGAGTTCGCGGAGCTCACCATCTTCGACGTTGAGGCCCAGGAGACGCAGGAGGAGACGCGCGAGCGGATAGCGGAGATCGTCAGGGAGGGGCGTGGGAGTTTCGAGACGGTGCAGCGCACCAAGAGCGGTGAGCTCAGAAACGTCGAGGTCAACGCGCAGATCGTCAACATCCAGGACCGCCGGGTCTACTACTGCATCTGGCGGGACGTGACCGAGCACAAGAGGCTCGAGGAGCAGCTAAGACAGTCCCAGAAGATGGAGTCGGTCGGAAGACTCGCCGGCGGCGTCGCCCACGACTTCAACAACATGCTCGGCGTCATCATCGGCGCCGCGGAGCTT is a genomic window of Geomonas ferrireducens containing:
- a CDS encoding sigma 54-interacting transcriptional regulator, which translates into the protein MGTISCETISGIRLFNCLAPDDLRQVAGRLELRQFAADAIILARNEPAMELYVILSGRIRVELLDRSGQILNLTELGIGNVIGERAILTDEKRSADVRAITEVQAARLTRQDFEELLERMPILYANMSRILAAQLGSWAHRHQREESEHREVITNIIGWQLLPEFGEFPGISPWVRLLNKRLEHLAGTRSHVLILGEPGTWKDLAARLIHFHSDDNRPVLFLDCAAPPPVLGEECAASESAAQSSLLLGLAQEAALFGHAPEGTMYARRVRRGMIELAAGGDMILRNIDCLTPAVQEELVEFMESGHFTRRGETKLRSAQVRIIATSGKPLAPMVDSGKFNAVLFKKLSGETLELAPLRERKKDIPVIARSLLKSLNAKHHKNVRRLSQDALNRLVDHDWPLNASELYQVVSRAVVVCNDDEIHPEHISLQGHPFGDGHFDLLTLPAVERLARNPRFPRLLRYVTVPLFLAVTLYTLFGPRLNNAANLAAWTIGWPALLVTAFLFARGWCSFCPMEAIGEYIGVSSRVVRDPAPWLRRWGPTLSFVALVLILLAEQATGMFTYAGATGLLLFGILGATVSADLVIGRRGWCKFLCPLGRIVSLVSRISPLEMHSNHNVCLSRCRVDDCIKEKGCPMGLHPSGVDSSDHCVLCLNCVRSCPHHSMQLDLRNPTWGGFNRARRGLREAFFSTTLVGVVIAAKGTPLVAGRHIEIFSRTLWSVTDYLVALTIVAGFTLLTMLASATVRGTGWRQVFTTSGLAYLPLAAAGLFLIFFRALVEGGAALVPLMIDAIGLDGRLDAARLTPEFGTLRLLIYPLIVLAALFSLKILGKLQRQDGLPGGALAGHRFLIVAAATVFVVIL
- the mgtA gene encoding magnesium-translocating P-type ATPase, whose amino-acid sequence is MFIVSNIPGGRSTKQTPAQRHQAHKTASQGESERRLVELCSISVRDALKELDTKAKEGLSAEEAEKRLDEYGANELAHARRLTVLADLLERCKSPLVIQLLIIAIISGIVGETKSALIVSAMIILSVGLSFILDRRSGQAVEALGKRVQSRTLVLRDGEETEIRISDVVPGDIVLLMAGSIIPADVRLLSAKDFFVSQSALTGESMPVEKSAMVDKEHDTGLSAWELPNACYLGSSVNSGSARAVVVNTGVRTLFGSISASLAEKPEDTSFDKGTRSFTWLMIRFMLVMTAAVFMIVGMTKGNWVDALLFGLSIAVGLTPEMLPMIVTVNLAKGALTMAAKKVIIKRLPSIQNFGAIDILCTDKTGTLTQDQVVLEKYVDLTGRTSEDVLTYAYLNSHYQTGLRNLIDRAILDHTEMNVQLCRLVDELPFDFQRRRMSVVVDFEGDHVLICKGAVEEIYECCSHYQIGEEVFPLFDMIRDNLFEEVERHNRDGFRVLAIAYREFPREKTQFEVKDESRMILLGFIAFFDPPKAQASEALALLQEAGVRVKVLTGDNGLVTKKVCSNVGLKAEGMLTGAELARLDDEEFARVVREVDVFVKLSPAQKEQIVRSLRDSGHVVGFLGDGINDAPALKAADVGISVDSGVDVAKETADIVLLEKSLLVLEEGIMEGRRVFANIIKYIRMGSSSNFGNMFSVIGASYLLPFLPMLPVQILANNLLYDFSQTGIPTDRVDEELVAKPLKWNIGNIKRFMFCIGPISSLFDYATFALMWYVFGCAAYNAPGVTALQQDGLARLFQTGWFVESLLTQTLIVHIIRTRRIPFFGSSASLPMTLTTLAIMGIGAWLPYSPFAGALSLVPLPPVYWVYIVAFLLTYSILTHFVKTWFFKRFGGD
- a CDS encoding PTS sugar transporter subunit IIA, whose translation is MDSLLDALQEGRLLEIPDDYDKEDALRFLAHILEAVPSLPADTDVAGLILAKEAASKTALGKGWACPDARVPFDEDLICVVGWSPKGIDYGTPDGKPVKVIAMYLVPENQRSNYLREISLLAKALEIYPEIERLNAADSLNDIRDHLLDLISTTRGTVGPDSRARMIRLQGKAAAVEPVPQDLANLLVEPVTILVGARLSPVVLGHDQALVELLEGHPGLAEEVTAHSSFNVGGWRIVKRKDASFTGERLLIDCLALRTSGGK
- a CDS encoding DUF4337 domain-containing protein — translated: MTEANDLQQRLDSSEEKNALNNKVAVAVAIISVFMAVSKVKDDNIVQAMLQAKSDQVDTWNEYQAKKLKQHLAELGLNQVTAISALAPRESSPALERQKKEYGDNIARYKGEEEKLAARANGLGKQYDDLNYRDDQFDLSDATLAVSLAMLAIASLTGKKKLLYLALALAGFGIVMGVAGLAGLPLHPTALVRALS
- a CDS encoding hybrid sensor histidine kinase/response regulator — its product is MHRTYPAHAAAMVFTMMQRFIQKRALALLVVVATIVCGLIFTLSYDKAKDAAISRLHDEQMIHARQAAQGIEEYFATWTGILGSLARMKEIAVLDAPGRQQMEFFYDAHKEQIRSFTRVDENGVILFTVPQREAEGKNIADQKHIRELLRTHQPVVSDVFRAVQGYDAVALHVPVFDGTRFKGSIAIVINFQNLAHRYFDVIRIGKTGYTWVVSRDGTELYCPVPGHSGRSVFENAKESPSRQAMAREMLKGRPGTGSYTARVDARESKPTKQLAVYYPVALGNTFWSIAVTSSEKEILASLTSYRNRLIALLAFLLAAGIAVSGFIVRAMLIFKEEAARKETEAELRASEQRYRDLFEHNPAPMLIYERGSMEMVAVNEAFVIAYGYAREEALALHLTDLYPDYEKSRISDVAAKLTGHTYVGEWHHRRKDGSVFPIVVTSHDIVYKGRTSRIAVITDITDRKKMERVIEEESKLNRVLLEQSPDGIVIIDPETARFLNFNGAVCRQLGYSREEFAELTIFDVEAQETQEETRERIAEIVREGRGSFETVQRTKSGELRNVEVNAQIVNIQDRRVYYCIWRDVTEHKRLEEQLRQSQKMESVGRLAGGVAHDFNNMLGVIIGAAELCRHRIPDDAPEQKFLEHILKAAQRSSEITRQLLAFSRKEIVSPKAVNLNSQVLAAESMLCRLIGEDVKLTFKPATPLWTVLIDPSQFDQILMNLSANSRDAMPDGGNLNIDTANIRLNADYCRHHAGCVPGDYVKVTVSDTGTGMDRETREHIFEPFFTTKGVGVGTGLGLATVYGIVTQNNGFINVYSEPGQGTVFNIYLPRHHEEAREEEVDAALPKSGSGTILLVEDEEMLLCTTTMMLEEMGYTVIQAGTPESAIDICAQGGEIDMVLTDVVMPGMNGREMAERIRGIRPGMRVLFMSGYTADIVAQRGIVEEGMHYISKPLDSRQLHEKIAQLLAR